The following proteins are co-located in the Rhodobium gokarnense genome:
- a CDS encoding ROK family protein — protein sequence MSYRTVKADSETVRRQNRHLILDRVRRHGSVSRTWLAASTQLSSATISAITGDLIAEGALIEARGKRPAGTPRGRPQVRLKLNPDFARVVGVLASVEEIGVVVADYSGATVASRKTSIAGARLGARETVEAIAGEIEAALAAENIPLGAVRRQVVAVQGIVDASRQRLLWTPFSTVRDINLAEPLGARLGVPTSVVNDCATMVEGLHWGEPDRYSGDFVVVLVGCGVGMGLYLNGRNFSGWRSSAAELGHTIHRPEGALCRCGRHGCIEAYSGDYAIWRTANGLDPKTNPAFINPSAEEMADLAARARAGDDAALLAFRDAGTALGHGLARVFALVDPRKIVFTGTGMPYFDLLEPHIRRGYDDGLVEALFYPLEFDLVADETALVFKGTVMDALSALDRDISRAAHAAAIPAADRNASSLS from the coding sequence ATGTCCTACCGCACCGTCAAGGCCGACAGCGAAACCGTCCGGCGCCAGAACCGCCACCTGATCCTCGACCGGGTCCGGCGCCACGGATCCGTCTCGCGCACCTGGCTCGCCGCCTCCACCCAGCTTTCTTCTGCGACCATCTCGGCGATCACCGGCGACCTCATTGCCGAGGGCGCCCTCATCGAGGCGCGCGGCAAGCGGCCGGCGGGAACGCCGCGCGGCCGGCCGCAGGTGCGGCTGAAGCTCAATCCCGATTTCGCACGGGTCGTCGGCGTGCTCGCCTCCGTGGAAGAGATCGGCGTCGTCGTCGCCGACTATTCCGGCGCCACCGTCGCCAGCCGCAAGACCTCGATCGCCGGCGCAAGGCTCGGTGCCCGCGAGACCGTGGAGGCGATTGCCGGCGAGATCGAGGCGGCGCTGGCGGCCGAGAACATCCCGCTGGGTGCCGTCCGCCGCCAGGTGGTTGCCGTGCAGGGCATCGTCGATGCCTCACGCCAGCGGCTCTTATGGACCCCCTTCTCCACCGTGCGCGACATCAACCTTGCCGAGCCGCTCGGCGCCCGGCTCGGCGTGCCGACCAGCGTCGTCAACGACTGCGCGACCATGGTGGAAGGCCTGCACTGGGGCGAGCCGGACCGTTACAGCGGCGACTTCGTCGTCGTGCTGGTCGGCTGCGGCGTCGGCATGGGGCTCTATCTCAACGGCCGTAATTTCTCCGGCTGGCGCTCGTCGGCGGCCGAACTCGGCCACACCATCCACCGGCCGGAGGGTGCGCTCTGCCGCTGCGGCCGGCACGGCTGCATCGAGGCCTATTCCGGCGACTACGCCATCTGGAGGACGGCCAACGGGCTCGATCCGAAGACCAACCCCGCCTTCATCAATCCGAGCGCGGAGGAAATGGCGGACCTTGCGGCCAGGGCCCGCGCGGGCGACGACGCCGCGCTCCTTGCCTTCCGTGACGCCGGCACGGCGCTCGGCCACGGCCTTGCCCGGGTGTTCGCCCTCGTCGATCCGCGCAAGATCGTCTTCACCGGCACCGGCATGCCCTATTTCGACCTCCTGGAGCCGCATATCCGACGGGGCTACGACGACGGGCTCGTCGAGGCATTGTTCTATCCGCTGGAATTCGACCTCGTCGCCGACGAGACCGCGCTGGTCTTCAAAGGGACGGTGATGGACGCGCTCTCCGCCCTCGACCGGGACATCTCACGGGCAGCGCATGCGGCCGCAATCCCCGCCGCCGACCGCAATGCATCGTCGCTTTCCTGA
- the xylF gene encoding D-xylose ABC transporter substrate-binding protein: MKKFVTLIAGAAIATTMATVALADDLVVGVSWSNFQEERWKTDEAAIKEALDEAGAKYISADAQSSAAKQLTDVESLIANGANALIILAQDTDAIAPAVQKAVNEGIPVVGYDRLIENPDAFYITFDNKEVGRMQAREVFKVQPEGNYVFIKGNAADPNADFLFSGQMEVLQEALDAGKIKNVGEAYTDSWLPANAQRNMEQFLTANNNNVDAVVASNDGTAGGAIAALAAQGMAGSVPVSGQDGDHAALNRIALGTQTVSVWKDSRELGKAAAKIAVEMAKGTKMADVEGAEKFSGGPKGIEMNSMFLAPIPITRDNLDVVIDAGWVTKETVCQGVKPGTVEVCD, translated from the coding sequence ATGAAAAAGTTTGTTACCCTCATTGCGGGGGCCGCGATCGCCACGACCATGGCGACGGTGGCCCTGGCTGACGATCTCGTGGTCGGCGTGTCCTGGTCGAACTTCCAGGAAGAGCGCTGGAAGACCGACGAGGCGGCGATCAAGGAAGCCCTCGACGAGGCCGGTGCCAAATACATTTCGGCCGACGCCCAGTCGTCCGCCGCCAAGCAGCTCACCGACGTGGAGAGCCTGATCGCCAACGGCGCCAACGCGCTGATCATTCTCGCCCAGGACACCGACGCCATCGCCCCGGCCGTGCAGAAGGCCGTCAACGAAGGCATCCCGGTCGTCGGCTACGACCGCCTGATCGAGAACCCCGACGCCTTCTACATCACCTTCGACAACAAGGAAGTCGGCCGCATGCAGGCCCGCGAGGTCTTCAAGGTGCAGCCGGAAGGCAACTACGTCTTCATCAAGGGCAACGCCGCCGACCCGAACGCGGACTTCCTGTTCTCCGGCCAGATGGAAGTGCTGCAGGAAGCGCTCGACGCCGGCAAGATCAAGAATGTCGGCGAGGCCTATACCGATAGCTGGCTGCCCGCCAACGCCCAGCGCAACATGGAGCAGTTCCTGACCGCCAACAACAACAACGTCGACGCCGTCGTCGCCTCCAATGACGGCACCGCCGGCGGCGCCATCGCGGCGCTCGCCGCGCAGGGCATGGCCGGCTCCGTCCCGGTCTCCGGCCAGGACGGCGACCACGCGGCCCTCAACCGCATCGCGCTCGGCACCCAGACCGTGTCGGTCTGGAAGGACTCCCGCGAACTCGGCAAGGCGGCCGCCAAGATCGCCGTGGAAATGGCCAAGGGCACCAAGATGGCCGACGTCGAGGGTGCCGAAAAATTCTCCGGCGGCCCGAAAGGCATTGAAATGAATTCCATGTTCCTGGCGCCGATCCCGATCACCCGCGACAATCTCGACGTCGTCATCGACGCCGGCTGGGTGACCAAGGAAACCGTCTGCCAGGGCGTCAAGCCGGGCACCGTCGAGGTCTGCGACTGA
- a CDS encoding sugar ABC transporter permease has translation MSSHNNAETAGATASPGTARSRTGSPVARFFQATELDTRLLGMIGALIVLWIGFDIASGGVFLTPRNLWNLSVQTSSIAVMSTGMVLVIVTRNIDLSVGSVLGFVGMIMGVTQAIELPQYLGYEHPATWAIALAVGVVLGGAIGMLHGYVIAYLGVPAFIVTLGGLLAWRGAAWWVTSGRTVAPMDGNFKLMGGGVDGAVGATASWIIGIVACLAIIALLRYGRTQRQRFNFPLRPVWAELTLGAIGCAVVLGAVTVANSYPWPRRIAERYAEANGIPIPDGGLFISHGLAVPVLVALGVGVVMTFVATRTKFGRYVFAIGGNPEAAELAGINTRRITMFVFMVMGMLCAIGSAISTARLNAATNAQGTLDELYVIAATVIGGTSLAGGVGTIAGAMLGAVVMQSLQSGMVLMGIDSPLQNIVVGIVLVIAVWVDTMYRKRT, from the coding sequence ATGTCATCGCACAACAACGCCGAAACCGCCGGTGCGACGGCCAGCCCCGGCACGGCACGGTCCCGGACCGGCAGTCCCGTCGCCCGCTTCTTCCAGGCGACCGAACTCGACACCCGCCTTCTCGGCATGATCGGCGCGCTGATCGTGTTGTGGATCGGCTTCGACATCGCCTCCGGCGGCGTGTTCCTGACCCCGCGTAACCTGTGGAACCTTTCCGTCCAGACCTCGTCCATCGCGGTCATGTCGACCGGCATGGTGCTGGTCATCGTCACCCGCAACATCGACCTGTCGGTCGGCTCCGTGCTCGGCTTCGTCGGTATGATCATGGGCGTCACCCAGGCGATCGAGCTGCCGCAATATCTCGGCTACGAGCACCCGGCGACCTGGGCCATCGCGCTCGCCGTCGGCGTCGTGCTCGGCGGCGCCATCGGCATGTTGCACGGCTATGTCATCGCCTATCTGGGCGTTCCGGCCTTCATCGTCACCCTCGGCGGTTTGCTCGCCTGGCGCGGCGCCGCCTGGTGGGTCACCTCGGGGCGCACGGTCGCGCCCATGGACGGCAACTTCAAACTCATGGGCGGCGGCGTCGACGGCGCCGTCGGGGCGACCGCGAGTTGGATCATCGGCATCGTCGCGTGCCTCGCCATCATCGCGCTCCTGCGCTACGGCCGCACCCAGCGCCAGCGCTTCAATTTCCCGCTCAGGCCGGTCTGGGCCGAACTGACCCTCGGCGCCATCGGCTGCGCGGTGGTGCTCGGCGCCGTCACCGTGGCCAATTCCTATCCCTGGCCGCGCCGCATCGCAGAGCGCTATGCCGAGGCCAACGGCATCCCGATCCCGGACGGCGGGCTCTTTATCTCGCACGGCCTTGCCGTGCCGGTGCTGGTCGCCCTCGGCGTCGGCGTCGTCATGACCTTCGTTGCCACGCGCACCAAGTTCGGCCGCTACGTCTTTGCCATCGGCGGCAACCCGGAGGCTGCGGAACTGGCCGGCATCAACACCCGCCGCATCACCATGTTCGTCTTCATGGTGATGGGCATGCTGTGCGCCATTGGCTCGGCCATCTCGACGGCCCGGCTTAACGCCGCGACCAACGCGCAGGGCACCCTCGACGAGCTCTACGTCATCGCCGCCACCGTCATCGGCGGCACCTCGCTCGCCGGCGGCGTCGGCACCATCGCCGGCGCTATGCTCGGCGCCGTGGTCATGCAGTCGCTGCAGTCCGGCATGGTGCTGATGGGCATCGACTCGCCACTGCAGAACATCGTCGTCGGCATCGTTCTCGTCATCGCCGTCTGGGTCGACACCATGTACCGCAAGCGGACGTGA